The Roseofilum casamattae BLCC-M143 sequence TGTTATCTCGAGATAGGGGTTGTTTTGACTCGTCCATCATTACCTCTGTTAAACCCAATCTACATTGATGCGAATGCGATCGATTATTCTCTCAATTTCCACCAATTGTACCATTTAAACCAGGCTTGCTCTAACCTTAAATAAGTCTCTTCCTGAGAATAGTTATCTAACGGTATTGATAGATTCACCCACAAACAACGCCAATCGCGCAAATCAGATTGTCCCAATAACCAAGATAAAATGCGATGTAATTGTAAGTCATCCGTGTTACGATTATGGGCAAATTGTTCGGCAGTAACTGTACTTTCTCCGTGAAGGTTAATACAGGAACTCAAGTAAGCTTTTTCGCTGTCAACAAATAAACTATAAAATCCGACTTCTGGTTCCTGTTTAACCGTTAATAATGGTTTGATGTTGTGGTATTTTTGTAGATAGTTATCAATATTACCATCAGCGTACGTTATCTGGCGCATTTCAATTTCCAAAACGCGATCGCCCTGTCTATATCGATACACTTTACCCTCGAGATCCGGATCGTGTAGACCATCGCTTCCTCGATAATTCCATCCTGATAAAGAAATTACCGTTGCCGGAAAAACGATATCTTCCTGTTTTTCTGGTATGGGTTTTACGAGTAATTTACTGAAGGTAAACCAAGTAAATCCAAGAGTAATCGCTAACCCAACAATCCGTAACCGATCGCGGATCTTAGATAATTCATTCATTCTGCAATTCCCGATTAACTTCGGTCGGTTTCAGCAGCGAACAGCTCAGTATAACCGATCTAGAGGATAGTTCGGCAGAAGAGATACAAAATCTGGTATGATTTGTCTCATGATTCTGGATATTGGTGATGACCCTTTCTACTTCTCCCCAAGATGCTCGCCAGTTAGCTCTCTCGTTTTTAGAGCAAGAAGGACTGAAATTGCGATCGCAAGAAACGGGTGGATCTTTCGTCTTGGCTTCTCTAGAGTAGACCTATTACGCCTCGATCGACCACAAAAGTTATTATGAATGCTTCCAAGTATTGCCATCGCCAAGATTACGATCGTATTGCTGAAGCGATCGCATTTATGCGCCAACACCATTTACATCAACCCGATTTAACCACTATTGCCAATCGTGTTGGATTGAGCGCTTATTATTTTCAACGGTTATTTACCCAATGGGCTGGAATTAGTCCCAAGCGCTTTTCACAATACCTTACCATTGAATATGCAAAATCGAAAATGACTCAGACAAAAAGCTTGCTAGATGTAACCTTAGAAAGCGGGTTATCCAGTCCGGGACGATTGCACGATTTGTTCGTTCGGATCGAAGCCATGTCTCCGGGAGAGTTTAAGCGCAATGGTAAAGGTTTAAGTATCCGCTATGGCGTTCGCGATACCCTATTCGGCCCTTGTCTCATTGCAACCACCGATCGCGGTATTTGCAATCTTGCATTTATTGACGATCTCGACAGATTTCCCGTTCGGGATTGGCTGCAAAATTATTGGTCGGAGGCGGAACTTATTGCAGATGAGAATAAAATTCAGCCTCTATGCGATCGCATTTTTAATTGCGATGTATTGGCCTCAAATTCCGATATAAAACCCCTCACTTTATTCCTCAAAGGAACAAATTTTCAAATTCAAGTTTGGCGAGCGCTACTCGATATTCCCTTTGCCGGACTAACCACCTATCAAACTATTGCGCGCCAGATCGATCGTGCTACCGCTACCAGAGCTGTTGGCAATGCGATCGGCAATAATCCCATCGCGTATCTGATTCCCTGCCACCGAGTATTGCGCAAGTCGGGAGAACTGGGAGGTTATCGTTGGGGATTAGAACGCAAAAGTGCGATTATTGGCTGGGAAGCCAGTCAGCTCGATCGCACTTAGGATATCGTTTGCTATAATCTCGTTGCAATGCTTCTACTGGTAAAATTATCATCTTTTTTCAGGTTAGATATGAAAAAACTATATCGAAATTTCTTGGATCGATTAGAACTATGGAACCTAGCTTGGCTGTCATTGCATGGAGCTTGGGAAGAACGCCAAACCTTTAGTGAGATTAACACCTATTGCATGTTTCTCGGCTATCCGAGAAGCGGTCATAGTCTGGTGGGAGGATTAATTGATGCTCATCCCAATGCGATCGTCGGGAATGAATTGAATGCTCTCAAGTATATTCAAAACGGTTTTAATCGATGGCAAATTTATTATCTTTTATTAGAATACTCTCGCTTTTTCTATGACTCAAGCCAGTGTCGAGTTCCTGCCAAAAATATTCCAAAAGGCAGAGCTAAATATCAAGTTCCCAATCAATATAATGGGAAGTTCACAACACTGACGACGATCGGTGATAAACGAGGAGGTGGGACGACTCGTATGCTCTCAACTCAACCCGAACTCCTCCAATACTTGCGAGATGAAATTGCGCTGCCAATCAAGTTTATTCATGTGGTTAGAAATCCTTATGACAACATTAGCACGATTCTCAGGAAAAATCCTTCTAAAACTATGCAAGATGCGATTGATGCTTACTTCATTCTTGCTGAAACTAATGAAAAACTTTTGAAAAAAATTGATAACAACGATGTATTTCAGATCGCTTTAGAAAGTTTTATTGCAAATCCTCAAGGTATTCTAGAGCAGTTATTGTCCGGTTTCCTTAATTTGCCAGTGACGGCACAATATTTACAAGACTGTAGTAATATAGTGTTTGCGTCTCCCAATAAAAGTCGATTTCAAGTAGATTGGAATGATGACGCGATCGCACAAGTACAACAGCGACTCGAGCAAATTAGTTTTCTGAATCATTATTCTTACGATCGCTAATATAGTAAATTAGATTAACAGTGAGACAAGCGATAGTGTGAGGACTGAGCGAAGTCGAAGTCCGGATTGTTTATGATGTCCGAGCTTCGACTTCGCTCAGCTCTCATTGGTTTTGCGATTTTATATCTCACTGTTATTTGAATCGACTATAGTGGATTCGATTAACAGTGAGACAAGTAAGTATGTGAGGACTGAGCGAAGTCGAAGTCCGGATTGCTGAGGGTGTCCGAGCTTCGGCTCCGCTCAGCTCTCATTGGCTTTGAAATTTTATGTCTCACTGCTATTCCAATTGACTATATATTCCATCAGGGTTCGGATTACCAACTGAAGTCGCGATCGAGCAGTTCGTATAGCTCCTGATTGTAGGGGTGGAAATAATTCTGAAGACGATCTCGCGTTTCGGCATTCATCTCGATCTTTTTCGCGGATTTTTTATATTCACCAATCAAAGAGGGAGTGATATCTTCGATGCTAGCTGTGGTAACCTCTAAGAAGTCAAAAACTTTATGCAGTTCCTGGGAAGTCTGTTTGAATAAATCTTCGCTTTTGAGAATGAGAAACCGATCGCGAGGGAAATATTCAAACCACCATTGCAATTGTTCGACATATCGCGATCGCGCCAAATAAGAATAAAATTTATAAGGACGACTGTCATAATTGGGATTGGCAATGATTTTTTCTCGTTCGCCTGCTAGTCGTTCCTCTTCTCGATCGATCGCCTCTTCAAATGATAGCGATTCATATCCTCGAAATACATTTCTCTGATAGTGAGAGTAAGTTCGATTGACTGGGTTTCGCAGAACGGCAATTAGTTTCACATGAGGAAGAGCATTAAATAAACGCTGGGGAACTTGGGGATGAAACATATAGGAAGGACTAGCTTCACCAGCGATCGTCCGATCGCCTGAAAATTTCTGTAATGGAAAATAGTGCTTATACCACCGGATACCTCGATTGAACTGATGAGATTTATCGAAGAAATGAACTTCTTTTTTCCAGGCTGATAAGATTTGTGGATGTTGGATGAGATATTTGTACAGGGATGTGGTTCCCCCTTTCATCGTACCGATAATTACAAAGCTAGGCAGCGATCGCCAAGGACTGGTTAAGACTCGATAGTCTCCATTCCATCGGCAGAAATCAATCCCTTGGGAAATGAGTTTTTTCATAGTCGTGGCTCGCGAGAGAGTTTTCGAGTATTCCTAGAGTTTTAGATTTTGCAATCGTCGTTGCAAGGCTTCTACTTTAATCGAATAATAATGTTTTTGAATGTAGAGCCATTTCGACCAATCGGATGATTCTTTCCAGTGTTGATAGGCAGGAATTGCCCGATCGATCAGGAAGGTTTTCCAAGCAGAACGAGTAGATTCAATACCAATTTCCACAGCGCGATCGCCACCATTGTTCGTCATTTCTTGACGCAATTTTGGGTTCTCTTTCAGCGTCTGAAGAGCAGCAATCGTTTCGTCTAAAGATGTTACTTCAATATAGTCCAGCTCGCTACGCCGTTCGGCTCGAAACGCTGACTCTTTTCCTAAAATAATCGGAATTCCAGCACGCCAAGCATTATATAATTTGGTAGCTGGTTTCCAAGTATAGTTTTCAGTGGGTTGAAAATTGCGAACGGCTACAATCCCATCAATTTCCCGATAGTCGTGCCACTGAGATCGGGGAATAATCTTCCAGTTTAATCCCATATTGTGTAGAGTTTCCGACCACGATGGATCTTTAAGTTCCTCCGCTAAATTGTAGCTAATGCCAAAATAGCCAATATTTTCAAAGCGATCGCCACGATCGCGATCGCGCGGAATTAATCCCGGTTGAGACCAGTGGGGAATATAATGGCTATTCTCAAGCGAGTTAACTTCTTGTGGGTTCTGCACGACATGCATTTGAGCATAAGGATGAGCCGCTTGGTCTGCTTTCAGGCATATCATTAAGACATTAGAGGTCGGCCGCAGTTCGTACTTGAATGAATCTCGATGACCTAGTACAATGCCTGCATCTGGCATCGACCCGATTAACGTACAAGGAAACCCATCAGCCTTGAGATTTAAATACGTTTGCAATGTCCACGCATAAATCCCGACACTAAACCCTTCCCAATAATTATCCGTATTATCGGGCATATCTTCGCGCCAGTCTGCTTGCGGAAGATAAAAATAAATGGGAGGTAAGTTCTGGGTTTTATTCATCTTTAGATTACTGATGTCGAATTTGACTTTGCTGCAGTTGGTTGCGCAGTTCTTCCATGGATTGAGCGGGTTTTTTGCAGGCTAAACCTTGGCACACAAAGGCGATCGCATTTTCGGGAAGTTCGGGGATAATTTGAACGACAGCGGTCGGCAAATATAACCCGTGTAAGTGTTGGACTTCCTCAACCGTCGTGCGAACCAGCGTACAATTACGATACCAATCTAAGGCGCTAAATAAACTGGGACACGCTTGGGGAGATTTCTCTAAAATAGCACCAAATGATAGGAGTCCAGCTTCGGCTTTATCCAGATAATCCCAATTTTCAGTTAACAAAAATAAGCGGACGAGATTGCTAAACGCGATCCCATTGGCTGCCGGGGTGGCATTATCTAAATAACTCCGTTCTTGAATAATCAGATCGTCCCCTTTCGCACTGTTATAGTAGCCACCCCATTCGGCACTCCAGAGACACTCATCAAACTCGGCTTGAATCTCCAGTACTTTGGACAAGAGATCGGGAAATTCGACGGAGTGAGAACTCCACAAACTGGCTTGTTGAATATCCAACAATCCTTTAATTAATAATGCATAATCCTCAGCTTGAGCTAATACATCCGGAACGCCATCATAATTGAGGCGATGGCAGCGACCGTTAACCCATTGATTTTCTAGAATAAACCGAGCGGCGCGCAGTGCCATATCTAAATAATCGGAACGCTGCCATACTTTTGCGGCAGCAGCTAACCCAGATAGCATTAATCCATTCCAGGATAAAATCATCTTGGTATCGGTGACTGGGGGAATTCGTCCCGGCCAAGATTCGGTTTTGGCTTCCTGGTTGTTGCGCGCGGGAGGGAAGGTTTCTAGAGTTTCTGGAGAACTGCCATAGCGCCGGGAAAAGAGTTTGGCTAATCCAGTTTCTAAGGTTGCGGAGAGCGCCCCCAAAGAGGTGCGTTGTAAGACGTTTGTTCCTTCAAAGTTTCCCTCTTCGCTAAGATCGAACTGCGCGGTTATCTCCTCTAGTTCTTCTGGAGTTAACTCTTGTTTTAATGTGGAATAACTCCACACGTAAAAATCCCCTTCTTCTGGTTCTGCGGCATCAGGAGAGGTGAAATTATCCGCATCTTGCGCGGCATAAAAATAACCGCGATCGCCGGTCATTTCTCGTTGCAACCAAACCACCGTAGAGGCGATCGCCCGTTCGATGGCGGCATCTTGAATTCCAGCATCCCACAAACTAGCCAGATATTCCATAATCTGACCGTTGTCATACAGCATTTTCTCAAAATGAGGAACCGTCCACGTCCCATCCACCGTGTAACGATGAAATCCTCCCGCCACATGGTCGAAAATGCCGCCGAGCGCCAGGTCGTAGCCTCTGACAGCGCAGGTTTCCAAAGCATCGTACTGGGGGTTATCCAAAGCAAAACGAGAGCCTCTGAGCGCCGTTTCCGCATAGGGAATCATAGGGAAATTCGGCCCCGTATCTCGCGCGGTCAGAATTCCGGCACTCACCTGCAATCCCTTTCGTAATAAATCTTCTCCCAGCTTTGCGGTTCCCGGAATCTGTACGGCTTGTTGCAGCGCTCCTAACATGGCTTCAGTCCGGTCTTGCAGCTTCTCGTGTTCGCTATCGTAGAAGCGGCGCAGAGCTTGCAACACGTGTAAAAATCCCGGCCGTCCGTAACGAGGTTCTACGGGAAAATACGTGCCGCCATAAAATGGAACTCTTCCTTCCGGAGTCAGAACAATATTGAGCGGCCATCCCCCTTGTCCGGTCATCATTTGCAAGGCTTGCATATAAATGCTATCCACATCCGGCCGCTCTTCCCGATCGACTTTAATGGGGAGGAAGTTGGCATTCATATAGTCGGCAATCTCGCGATCGCTGAATGCTTCTCCTTCCATGACCGTACACCAATGGCAACTGGAATACCCGATGGAAAGGAAAATGGGTTTATTTTGTTGTTTGGCAGTTTCCAGAGCTTCATCGCACCAGGGCCACCAGTCGATCGGGTTTTCAGCATGTTTGCGCAAGTAAAGGCTTTGCGATGCGGCCAGGCGATTGGTCATGGATTTGAGATGAGATTAGCGTTCCTTTCGATTGTATAGCAGGGAATGAAGTTGGGTATCCTCAGAAATATTTATACTTCTGAGGAGAAAGCGATCGCCAAATTAGATTTCGGCGACGGCACGCTCGATGAGACGGTGGGCCAGGGTTTGAATGCCGGTATGTTCGTAGTAGTCCGTACTCACATCCAGAAATGCGCCTAAATAGTCGAGCTTGTCGTCGCTAAATTCGAGAAAGTTGCGCAAGTTATCAATAACGCTTTCTGGAGTAATTCCGCGATCGCTGACAAAGTCACCCATCCAACCTTTCACCGAACCAAAACTTTCGCCAATAAAACCGAGTTTGCTCTCGGCGTTGTCTCCCGGAATATAGGGACTGACGCGGCTGAAGGTTTCGTTACTTTCTAACTGTTTGGGAGTAAGATTTTCGACGATATCCAATCCTTTCAGCAGAAAATCCGGTCCGAGAGGCACTAAACCATCAAAGCAGATTAGAGCCGCCATGCGCATTAAAGATTCGCCGCCATAATCTCCGAGAGCGGCTAAAAAGTCGCCGATGCTATCGCCGGGAAGTCCGTTAATTTGACAAAATGCGACGAGTTCGACGACGACTTTAACTGCGAGGTCGATGCTTTGCAGGCGATCGGCTTTCGGAGTAATGTTGGTGAGAAAGCCGAGTAAGGGGACTTTTTCGCCCACTTTATTGGCTAAAGCAGCAGTTCCCATGGCGCTGGAGGCACTATCGACGGTTTGGTAGAGCCACAGAGCGCGCTGATAGCCTTGGCTTTCGTCATTGAAGAGATAGATGGCGCGATCGCCAATGGCTTGAATCATCTCTTCATCGTCTTCCCCAGTAATGGTTTTAATTGTATTCTCAAAACCAACCAAGTTATTCCATTCTCCAGGAACGACAAAATCTAACGCTTGCAATGATTTGACGGTGAGATTGTTGGTTGAGAGTCCATCAACCAGTTCAAAAATGGGTTTGCTCATGATCGATTGTAGTAACGATAGTTGGGTCAAACAGTGCTATTTCACTCGCGATAAACCTTGCAGGTCAAATTTCTGCAACCAGGTTTGGCGATCGCTGGCGGTAAAAGCAGTATCGCGAGATTGAGCTTTGACTTGAAAGCGATCGGCCACTAAAACTCCGGTAATATTTTTCCCTTGAGTTACTGCCGGAAACCCAGAAATTCGTTGCGTACTTTGCTCGTATTTTTTCTTCGCGGCTGGCAAATTAATTGTATCGTTAATTGAAA is a genomic window containing:
- a CDS encoding sulfotransferase domain-containing protein, whose product is MKKLISQGIDFCRWNGDYRVLTSPWRSLPSFVIIGTMKGGTTSLYKYLIQHPQILSAWKKEVHFFDKSHQFNRGIRWYKHYFPLQKFSGDRTIAGEASPSYMFHPQVPQRLFNALPHVKLIAVLRNPVNRTYSHYQRNVFRGYESLSFEEAIDREEERLAGEREKIIANPNYDSRPYKFYSYLARSRYVEQLQWWFEYFPRDRFLILKSEDLFKQTSQELHKVFDFLEVTTASIEDITPSLIGEYKKSAKKIEMNAETRDRLQNYFHPYNQELYELLDRDFSW
- a CDS encoding methylated-DNA--[protein]-cysteine S-methyltransferase, which produces MNASKYCHRQDYDRIAEAIAFMRQHHLHQPDLTTIANRVGLSAYYFQRLFTQWAGISPKRFSQYLTIEYAKSKMTQTKSLLDVTLESGLSSPGRLHDLFVRIEAMSPGEFKRNGKGLSIRYGVRDTLFGPCLIATTDRGICNLAFIDDLDRFPVRDWLQNYWSEAELIADENKIQPLCDRIFNCDVLASNSDIKPLTLFLKGTNFQIQVWRALLDIPFAGLTTYQTIARQIDRATATRAVGNAIGNNPIAYLIPCHRVLRKSGELGGYRWGLERKSAIIGWEASQLDRT
- a CDS encoding cyanoexosortase A system-associated protein encodes the protein MNELSKIRDRLRIVGLAITLGFTWFTFSKLLVKPIPEKQEDIVFPATVISLSGWNYRGSDGLHDPDLEGKVYRYRQGDRVLEIEMRQITYADGNIDNYLQKYHNIKPLLTVKQEPEVGFYSLFVDSEKAYLSSCINLHGESTVTAEQFAHNRNTDDLQLHRILSWLLGQSDLRDWRCLWVNLSIPLDNYSQEETYLRLEQAWFKWYNWWKLRE
- a CDS encoding thioredoxin domain-containing protein, which gives rise to MTNRLAASQSLYLRKHAENPIDWWPWCDEALETAKQQNKPIFLSIGYSSCHWCTVMEGEAFSDREIADYMNANFLPIKVDREERPDVDSIYMQALQMMTGQGGWPLNIVLTPEGRVPFYGGTYFPVEPRYGRPGFLHVLQALRRFYDSEHEKLQDRTEAMLGALQQAVQIPGTAKLGEDLLRKGLQVSAGILTARDTGPNFPMIPYAETALRGSRFALDNPQYDALETCAVRGYDLALGGIFDHVAGGFHRYTVDGTWTVPHFEKMLYDNGQIMEYLASLWDAGIQDAAIERAIASTVVWLQREMTGDRGYFYAAQDADNFTSPDAAEPEEGDFYVWSYSTLKQELTPEELEEITAQFDLSEEGNFEGTNVLQRTSLGALSATLETGLAKLFSRRYGSSPETLETFPPARNNQEAKTESWPGRIPPVTDTKMILSWNGLMLSGLAAAAKVWQRSDYLDMALRAARFILENQWVNGRCHRLNYDGVPDVLAQAEDYALLIKGLLDIQQASLWSSHSVEFPDLLSKVLEIQAEFDECLWSAEWGGYYNSAKGDDLIIQERSYLDNATPAANGIAFSNLVRLFLLTENWDYLDKAEAGLLSFGAILEKSPQACPSLFSALDWYRNCTLVRTTVEEVQHLHGLYLPTAVVQIIPELPENAIAFVCQGLACKKPAQSMEELRNQLQQSQIRHQ